A window from Festucalex cinctus isolate MCC-2025b chromosome 12, RoL_Fcin_1.0, whole genome shotgun sequence encodes these proteins:
- the id2a gene encoding DNA-binding protein inhibitor ID-2a: MKAISPVRSFRKNSAVLSEHSLGLSRSKTPVDDPLSLLYNMNDCYSKLKELVPSIPQNKNVSKMEILQHVIDYILDLQIALDSNVALGTTTTTTTVHHSARPGQGAPPPAASRTPLTTLNTDISILSLQSPELPSELTTDDSRTLHR, encoded by the exons ATGAAAGCAATAAGCCCCGTTCGGTCCTTCCGGAAAAACAGCGCCGTCTTGTCGGAGCACTCGCTGGGTCTGTCGCGGAGCAAGACCCCGGTGGACGACCCGCTGAGCCTGCTGTACAACATGAACGACTGCTACTCCAAGCTGAAGGAGCTGGTGCCCAGCATCCCGCAGAACAAGAACGTCAGCAAGATGGAAATCCTGCAGCACGTCATCGACTACATCCTGGACCTGCAGATCGCGCTCGACTCCAACGTCGCGCtggggacgacgacgacgacgacgaccgtGCATCACTCCGCGCGGCCGGGCCAGGGGGCGCCTCCTCCGGCTGCATCCAGGACCCCGCTGACCACCCTCAACACGGACATCAGCATCCTCTCGCTACAG tctCCCGAGTTGCCATCCGAGCTGACGACAGATGACAGCCGGACTCTGCATCGCTAA